Proteins from one Oncorhynchus gorbuscha isolate QuinsamMale2020 ecotype Even-year linkage group LG18, OgorEven_v1.0, whole genome shotgun sequence genomic window:
- the LOC124002611 gene encoding RING finger protein 122-like: MDTTYHLPLNVYVIVLGIGLFVFMLSLIFCCYLFRLKQQGTREQFSYNEVVLKGAGKKLSLLGQTCAVCLEEFRTRDELAVCPCSHAFHKKCLLKWLEIRSVCPMCNKPILRLHPEPTQGTEGPQDPEEV, translated from the exons ATGGATACCACTTACCACCTGCCACTCAATGTCTACGTGATAGTGCTGGGCATCGGCCTGTTCGTCTTCATGCTCAGCCTCATCTTCTGCTGCTACCTCTTCAG GTTGAAACAGCAAGGGACGAGGGAGCAGTTCAGCTACAACGAG GTGGTTCTTAAAGGGGCAGGCAAGAAGCTGAGCCTTCTAGGA CAAACGTGTGCAGTATGTTTGGAAGAGTTTCGGACCAGAGATGAGCTAGCCGTGTGTCCGTGTTCGCACGCATTTCACAAGAA GTGCCTGCTGAAGTGGCTGGAGATCCGTAGCGTGTGCCCCATGTGTAATAAACCCATCCTCAGGCTCCACCCAGAGCCCACACAGGGAACTGAGGGGCCCCAGGACCCAGAGGAGGTGTGA
- the LOC124003203 gene encoding LOW QUALITY PROTEIN: protein RRP5 homolog (The sequence of the model RefSeq protein was modified relative to this genomic sequence to represent the inferred CDS: inserted 1 base in 1 codon; deleted 1 base in 1 codon), with translation MASTEEDFPRGGKTKQTTESKAEPVRRHTEVDNLFETHTAEESKKRKGQKEGALKKAKRQRTSKEEALKLNTTTSVDILQLKSLKVGTLLLGCVKEVADFEVTINLPSGLLGYLNITNISDSYTKILSDHLDSASSEEIFSLHSLFSPGMLVRCVIARLDTAKGGSVSIQLSINPKEVNKGLSTGSLKAGLILSGCVQSIEDHGYLVDLGIKGTKAFLPKQAAKDKTNSPRELKVGQYVTSLLEEVKNDERVVRLSISPTAVAQAVADTAHGWTLTNLLPGLLVKAQIKKVTPRGLILEFLSSFTGLVDFMHLEPEQASTFNEGDSVKACVLYVEPSTRLVGLSLRSHLLQPGGDVDLVTTERIGEVAHGCKMTALHHLSGAMLELPDQTVVFVHRNHMKEPMEAFNLNRVMAKPEHTCRIMDFSPMEQVHLVSLRQSIIDAPFFRRYHDIQPGQIVQGTVTSLQSHGMMVKVTDYIRGLVPWTHLSDIILKNPEKKYTVGMPIKCRVLSVDPQAKKLTLTRKRALIDSSLPPFLTYEDARRGRVSHGFIVCVKDFGCIVRFYGEVKGLVPPNELSTEPVVVPENMFYVGQVVKAKVLNCDVEKEKLLLSFKAVTGGDTEGPPKPKFDFEVGKKVEVKVVSKVLTGLEVSILPEETTALLPMMHLSDHVSNCLLLWEGLQEGDIISNIVCLSEKKPNITLTKKPTLKSFLEEGGMVAKEFSDITVGMQLIGWVKNIMPYGVFVEFPYGLVGLAPKAAMSDKFVSDTTSHFQLGHTVFAKVTNLDEEKRRFLVSLKMSEVPSPKRDCQARLIRGLQERKEVMEMMASRGDSDLLKQLSAVTIGQRMKMSVDEVREDGSVTFKSDELSAATVLATKDHTPGKLATGQECMSVILHVDLVTSEVYVSLLAKLTGKRKAVEAGSTHTATVHHADRDFAVISLGDTAQLTVIQTTNHLNETFRFDSEKLTAGKTLAITVTKSICEELEGLPLVSWELAPPTSRRFISNSKRSKGMYRYGDVVKGKVKTVKPTCVLVTLEDGSTGCVHVSEIQEVVCVGTFPTSFLKIGSEVTARVIGGREGNSHRFLPFSHPNFTYSMPELSLLPRNLKEDADVKPIKTKEKLKRYQVGDDVICFVSKYFPKRKCLEVTTGPSVTGTVEQLAMTSDPEGAKHPEKLFKLGQAVSAKVVTVSTSKPSRLSLSLNGVHKLEKGHVIMGLVQKIDPVLGLLVKLPFSAMGTVAMEDLADKYKPKPLERYSKDQLVRCCIVGEATSNWQLSLRSSRTNPEKASVVKDPEIVSLEDLSEGQIVRGYVRTVNAQGSLYSHLSRSIQGRAQFQKATKYFVASHQDYAKKVPQATLLTTKILSIDKESGLVDLSLLQEDTGRPDVLPESLGLHLRLTGEAKEKRDATKKRRRTESESKQGTAENVSTKKKTKGKGEDSDSGVEVYFREEEEENKLEPAEVEKPVPVQPARLQVTXGFSWDAALSALKPASAALGGEDSSDGEDGEVNTKPQKKSHHEQGVEKREAEKALTKLETELMDPGLRPQTAASFERLLLGSPDSSLLWLQFMAFHLQATQIEQARAVAERALKTISFREEQEKLNVWVALLNLENLYGTEESLQKVFERAVQYCEPMPVYQQLADIYAKCQKTKEAEGLYKTMVKRFRQEKAVWLSYGTFLLQQGQSDAASALLQRAIKSLPNKDNVDLIAKFAQLEFRYGDVERGKAMLDRILTSYPKRTDLWSVFIDLMVKHGSQKEVRAVFDRVIHLSVAVKRIKFFFKRYLEYEKKSGTPESIQAVKDKALEYVESKGTEAVR, from the exons AGCCTGAAGGTGGGTACCCTACTGCTGGGCTGTGTGAAGGAGGTGGCAGATTTTGAGGTGACAATTAACCTGCCCAGCGGCCTTTTGGGATACCTGAACATTACCAATATCTCGGACTCGTACACCAAGATACTGAGTGACCACCTGGACTCTGCTTCTTCAGAG GAGATCTTCTCTCTCCACAGTCTCTTCTCCCCGGGCATGTTGGTCAGGTGTGTGATAGCCAGGTTGGACACTGCCAAAGGAGGATCGGTCAGCATTCAGCTGTCAATCAACCCCAAAGAGGTCAACAAGGGCTTGAGTACTGGCTCTCTGAAGGCTGGCTTG ATCCTGAGTGGTTGTGTGCAGAGTATTGAGGATCACGGCTACCTGGTGGACCTCGGCATCAAGGGAACCAAGGCCTTCCTGCCCAAGCAGGCAGCCAAAGACAAAACGAATAGTCCGAGAG aGCTGAAGGTGGGCCAGTATGTGACTTCTCTGTTGGAGGAGGTGAAGAACGATGAGCGTGTGGTCCGTCTGTCCATCAGCCCCACGGCGGTGGCCCAGGCCGTTGCAGACACAGCGCACGGCTGGACCCTTACCAACCTGCTGCCTGGCCTACTGGTCAAGGCCCAGATCAAAAAG GTGACCCCACGTGGTCTGATTCTGgagttcctctcctccttcaccggCCTGGTGGACTTTATGCACCTGGAACCAGAACAGGCCTCCACATTCAACGAGGGAGACAGC GTGAAGGCCTGCGTCCTTTATGTGGAGCCGTCCACCCGGCTGGTGGGCCTGTCCCTGCGCAGCCACCTGCTGCAGCCAGGGGGCGATGTGGATCTGGTGACCACTGAGAGGATAGGGGAGGTGGCGCATGGCTGCAAGATGACCGCTCTACATCACCTGTCTGGAGCCATGCTGGAGCTGCCTGACCAGACTGTGGTGTTTGTACAT AGGAACCACATGAAGGAGCCCATGGAGGCGTTCAACCTGAACCGTGTCATGGCCAAGCCTGAACACACCTGTAGGATCATGGACTTCAGCCCCATGGAGCAGGTGCACCTGGTCAGCCTGCGTCA GAGCATCATTGATGCCCCGTTCTTCAGAAGATACCATGACATCCAACCTGGACAGATTGTTCAG ggcACGGTGACATCCCTCCAGAGCCATGGCATGATGGTGAAGGTGACCGACTACATCAGAGGCCTGGTTCCATGGACACACCTCTCTGACATCATCCTCAAGAACCCAGAGAAGAAGTACACAGTGGGCATGCCCATCAAGTGCCGG GTGTTGTCGGTGGACCCACAGGCGAAGAAGCTGACCCTAACCAGGAAAAGGGCCCTGATAGATTCCTCCCTCCCCCCGTTCCTGACCTACGAAGATGCCCGCCGCGGTCGCGTCTCCCACGGGTTCATCGTCTGTGTCAAGGACTTTGGCTGCATCGTCCGTTTCTACGGCGAAGTCAAGGGGCTGGTGCCCCCCAACGAGCTCAGCACGGAGCCAGTGGTAGTTCCTGAGAACATGTTCTACGTCGGACAG gTGGTGAAGGCTAAAGTGCTGAACTGTGACGTGGAGAAGGAGAAGCTCCTTCTTTCCTTCAAGGCAGTGACAGGAGGAGACACGGAGGGACCGCCTAAACCCAAGTTTGACTTTGAGGTTGGGAAG AAAGTGGAGGTTAAGGTGGTGAGTAAAGTCCTGACCGGTCTGGAGGTGTCCATTCTGCCAGAGGAGACCACCGCCTTGCTACCCATGATGCACCTCTCC GACCATGTGTCCAACTGTCTACTGCTGTGGGAGGGGCTGCAAGAGGGTGACATCATCTCCAACATTGTCTGCCTCAGCGAGAAGAAACCAAATATT ACCCTGACCAAAAAGCCCACTCTGAAGTCATTCCTGGAGGAGGGGGGCATGGTGGCTAAGGAGTTCTCTGACATCACAGTTGGGATGCAGCTGATTGGTTGGGTCAAGAACATTATGCCCTACGGAGTGTTTGTGGAGTTCCCCTATGGTCTGGTTGGCCTGGCCCCTAAAGCG GCCATGAGTGACAAGTTTGTCAGTGACACGACATCTCACTTCCAGCTGGGCCATACGGTGTTTGCCAAGGTGACCAACTTGGATGAGGAAAAGCGCAGGTTCCTGGTCAGTCTCAAGATGTCAGAGGTCCCCTCCCCTAAGAGAGACTGCCAGGCCAGGCTGATCCGAGGCctgcaggagaggaaggaggtgaTGGAGATGATGGCCAGCAGAG GTGACTCTGACCTACTCAAGCAGCTGTCTGCGGTGACCATAGGCCAGAGGATGAAGATGAGCGTAGACGAGGTGAGAGAGGACGGGAGTGTCACCTTCAAGTCAGACGAACTCAGCGCAGCCACCGTACTGGCCACCAAGGACCATACGCCGG GTAAGTTGGCGACGGGACAGGAGTGCATGTCGGTAATCCTCCACGTTGACCTCGTGACCTCTGAAGTCTACGTGTCCCTCTTGGCTAAACTGACCGGCAAGAGGAAAGCG GTGGAGGCAGGGTCCACGCACACTGCCACTGTGCATCACGCCGACCGCGACTTTGCCGTCATCTCATTGGGAGACACGGCCCAACTGACGGTCATCCAAACCACCAATCACCTCAACGAAACGTTCCGCTTCGACTCTGAGAAACTGACCGCCGGTAAAACCCTGGCGATCACAGTCACCAAATCCATCTGCGAGGAACTAGAAGGGCTCCCCCTAGTGTCCTGGGAACTCGCCCCGCCCACAAGCAGAAGGTTCATCTCCAACTCCAAGAGGTCGAAGGGCATGTATCGCTACGGCGACGTGGTCAAGGGGAAGGTGAAGACGGTGAAGCCTACGTGTGTGCTGGTGACGCTAGAGGACGGGAGCACGGGGTGCGTGCACGTGTCCGAGATACAGGAAGTGGTGTGCGTGGGAACGTTCCCCACGTCCTTCCTCAAGATAGGAAGTGAGGTCACAGCCCGGGTCATCGGAGGACGGGAGGGCAACAGTCACAG GTTCTTGCCGTTCTCCCATCCCAACTTCACTTACTCCATGCCTGAACTCTCACTTCTTCCCAG GAACCTGAAAGAAGACGCAGATGTTAAGCCTATCAAGACCAAAGAGAAGCTGAAGCGTTATCAGGTCGGAGACGACGTCATTTGCTTTGTGTCAAAG TACTTTCCAAAGAGGAAGTGTCTAGAAGTGACTACTGGTCCCTCAGTAACTGGAACTGTTGAACAACTGGCCATGACCTCTGACCCTGAA GGTGCCAAACACCCAGAGAAGCTGTTCAAGCTGGGCCAGGCGGTCAGTGCTAAGGTGGTGACAGTCAGCACCTCCAAGCCCTCACGCCTTTCATTGTCCCTCAATG GTGTACACAAGTTGGAGAAGGGCCATGTAATCATGGGGTTGGTGCAGAAGATAGATCCAGTCCTGGGTCTGCTGGTGAAGCTGCCGTTCAGCGCCATGGGAACGGTTGCCATGGAGGACCTGGCCGACAAATATAAGCCAAAACCTCTGGAGCGGTACAGCAAGGACCAGCTGGTCAG GTGCTGCATTGTAGGAGAGGCGACGAGCAATTGGCAGTTGTCCCTCCGCTCTTCAAG GACGAACCCAGAGAAGGCCTCGGTTGTAAAGGACCCAGAGATAGTGTCTCTAGAAGACCTGTCAGAGGGGCAGATCGTCAGAGGCTATGTGAGGACTGTCAATGCACAGGGGAGTCTTT ATTCACA TTTGTCTAGATCCATACAGGGCAGAGCCCAGTTTCAAAAGGCCACTAAGTACTTTGTGGCTAGCCACCAAGACTATGCCAAGAAAGTACCGCAGGCCACACTGCTCACCACCAAGATCCTCAg CATCGACAAAGAAAGCGGGCTGGTGGATCTGTCTCTGCTCCAAGAGGACACTGGGAGACCAGACGTGCTCCCAGAATCCCTGGGGCTGCACCTGCGCCTGACAGGAGAGGCCAAGGAGAAGCGTGACGCCACCAAGAAGAGGAGACGCACGGAGTCGGAGAGCAAGCAG GGAACCGCAGAAAATGTGTCAACGAAGAAGAAGacgaaggggaaaggagaggacagcGACAGTGGAGTGGAGGTGTACttcagagaagaagaggaggaaaataaGTTGGAGCCTGCGGAGGTAGAGAAGCCTGTCCCAGTGCAGCCGGCCAGACTGCAGGTGA GGGGGTTCTCCTGGGATGCAGCGCTGAGCGCCCTGAAACCAGCGTCCGCTGCCCTGGGGGGAGAGGACTCCAGCGACGGAGAGGACGGCGAGGTGAACACCAAG CCCCAGAAGAAGTCTCACCATGAGCAGGGGGTGGAGAAGCGGGAGGCTGAGAAGGCCCTGACCAAGCTGGAGACGGAGCTGATGGACCCAGGCCTGCGACCCCAGACGGCGGCTAGCTTTGAGCGCCTGCTACTCGGCTCGCCTGACAGCTCTCTGCTCTGGCTGCAATTCATGGCCTTCCACCTGCAGGCCACACAGATAGAACAGGCTAGAGCGGTGGCTGAGAGGGCTCTGAAGACTATCTCCTTCAG AGAAGAGCAGGAGAAGCTGAATGTGTGGGTGGCTCTGTTGAACCTGGAGAACCTGTATGGGACAGAGGAGAGTCTTCAGAAGGTGTTTGAGCGAGCCGTGCAGTATTGTGAACCCATGCCCGTCTACCAGCAGCTGGCTGACATCTACGCCAAGTGTCAGAAGACTAAG gaggcgGAAGGTCTGTACAAGACCATGGTGAAGCGGTTCCGTCAGGAGAAGGCTGTGTGGCTGAGCTACGGGACCTTCCTGCTCCAGCAGGGTCAGAGTGACGCGGCCAGCGCCCTGCTACAGAGGGCCATCAAGAGCCTGCCTAACAAAGACA ATGTGGATCTGATAGCGAAGTTTGCCCAGCTGGAGTTCCGCTACGGAGACGTAGAGCGAGGAAAGGCCATGTTGGACAGGATCCTGACCAGCTACCCCAAACGCACCGACCTGTGGTCCGTCTTCATAGACCTCATGGTCAAACACGGCTCCCAGAAGGAAGTCCG GGCTGTGTTTGACCGTGTGATCCACCTGAGTGTGGCGGTGAAGAGGATCAAGTTCTTCTTCAAGCGTTACCTGGAGTATGAGAAGAAGAGCGGCACGCCAGAGAGCATCCAGGCTGTGAAGGACAAGGCTCTGGAGTACGTGGAGTCTAAAGGGACAGAGGCCGtcagatag